Proteins encoded in a region of the Vicia villosa cultivar HV-30 ecotype Madison, WI linkage group LG5, Vvil1.0, whole genome shotgun sequence genome:
- the LOC131606374 gene encoding cationic peroxidase 1-like, producing MADIKLRICLLICLMNIISASSVIPSAITHVSSFIPDLSSQLSTTFYVTKCPGALQIIREEITRAVLNDRRLGASLLRLHFHDCFVQGCDASILLKDTPNFKGEQNARPNANSLRGYEIIDKVKAILETRCPNVVSCADILAVAARDSVVALGGPIWPVRVGRKDSTTANFNAANSDLPSPFLDLKGLIDAFKKKGFSAEEMVALSGSHTIGQAKCALIRPRIYNENNVQSQYRSSLQKTCPKSGGDNNLSPLDATTPNFFDNAYYQNLLNQKGLLHSDQQLYKGGFGPLDYKVSAYASNPLLFRLDFANAMVKMGNLSPLTGNQGQIRKYCSMVNKVY from the exons ATGGCTGATATTAAACTTAGAATCTGTTTATTGATATGTCTTATGAACATAATCTCAGCATCAAGTGTAATTCCTTCAGCAATTACTCACGTGTCTTCATTCATACCTGATCTTTCAAGTCAGCTGAGCACAACTTTTTATGTTACTAAGTGTCCTGGTGCTCTCCAAATCATTAGGGAAGAAATAACCAGAGCGGTGTTGAATGATCGTCGATTAGGCGCATCCTTGCTCCGTCTTCATTTTCATGACTGCTTTGTTCAG GGGTGTGATGCATCAATATTGTTGAAGGACACACCAAATTTCAAGGGAGAACAAAACGCCCGTCCCAATGCTAATTCTTTGAGGGGTTACGAAATCATAGACAAAGTAAAAGCTATATTGGAGACGCGGTGCCCTAATGTTGTTTCATGTGCAGATATCTTAGCTGTTGCAGCAAGAGATTCCGTTGTCGCC CTTGGTGGACCTATTTGGCCGGTTCGTGTAGGAAGAAAAGATTCAACAACTGCGAATTTTAATGCTGCAAATTCAGATTTACCCTCTCCCTTTCTTGACCTTAAGGGCCTTATTGATGCTTTCAAGAAAAAGGGTTTCTCAGCTGAGGAAATGGTTGCTTTATCAGGTTCTCACACAATAGGCCAAGCAAAATGCGCACTCATCCGACCAAGGATTTACAACGAAAACAATGTTCAATCTCAATACAGAAGTTCATTGCAAAAAACATGTCCAAAAAGTGGTGGTGACAACAACTTATCTCCTTTAGATGCCACAACTCCAAACTTTTTTGACAATGCTTATTACCAAAATCTATTGAACCAAAAGGGTCTTCTGCATTCTGATCAACAACTCTATAAGGGTGGTTTTGGTCCCCTTGATTACAAAGTGTCAGCTTACGCCAGTAATCCATTACTCTTCAGATTAGATTTCGCTAACGCGATGGTTAAGATGGGAAATCTCAGTCCTTTAACAGGAAACCAGGGCCAGATCAGAAAATATTGCAGCATGGTGAATAAAGTTTATTGA